AAAACCTCTGGTTTTCGTCCTGCCGTCAATACTATGACTAGGAAAGTGCCTGCGTTGAATGCAGATACTAAATCTAAAGTGCAGCAATATATTCAGCAAGCTGAAGGAGCTACTCTAATAGAAATTGAAGAAGTAATGGGCTTAAGCCGAGTGCAAACGATAGATATCCTGCGCTCTTTAATCAAGCAAGGAGTACTAGAACAACGCGATCGCCAATACTTTATTCGGCAACAAGCAATTTCTTAATAAACTTGATTCAAGCTGACTTTTTGTATTTACAGACTAGCAATTAGGCGATCGTTTGTGCCTTTTTTATTCAGCAGGCATAGTACACAATCGATAAGCATTAAAGCTGGTCTATGCTTTGTATTATTCAACATTTCCATCTTTTCAAGGTCTGTATTCCAACTATATCTATACAAGCAATATTTTCAGTATATGTAATATTGTCAAAATAATATATATAATTTATTGCTAATTAGAAAAAGAGCTTAAATTTTTGTTCGAGCTTCTGACTTTGAACTTTAAAAATATTCGGATTGGAAATAACAAGTTGGGGTAGATAGATCGAAGTTTTGAACTGTGCTATTGGCGATCGCACGATGAGGTTAATAAGCTGGATTGTTTGAGAAATTATAATCTAAATGCAAAACTCACGATATATAAGGAGGCGCGATCCATTGTGCATCAATTGATCGAGCAACTTCAAACTAAATTATTCACAGGCAGGCTGAATCTTGAAGCAAGGGACGGGCCGACTTGGACGCTATACTTTCGTTTAGGAAGATTAATTTGGCAGGCTGGCGGTTCTAATGCCGATGAGCGATGGCGACGATACTTGTCGCAGTACTGTCCTCTTCTGGATGTGACAAAGTTGGAAGGGCTTGTCTCTCCCCAGGAAAGTTATCGAGAGTATTGCATTCTTGCTAAATTGCGAGAACAAAAATTAATCGAACAACAACAACTTGTTAGCCTGATTACAAGCTTAATAGCTGAAGTCCTGTTTGATATAATCCAGTACATTGAAGCCACAAGAATTACCAACAATCCAGCGGGGCAGTTGTCACCTACTACCGTTGTTGGTGCAGTTCCTGGGTTTCTCTTAGCTGTAATACCAACTGAGGAAGTCTTAAAACAGGCTACACAAGCCTGGCAAGAATGGCGAGATGCAGGATTAGCAAGTTACTCGCCTAATGTATATCCTGTCATTCAACAACTTGAGCTACTCCAAGGACAAGCATCTTCTAAACAGATTATTTCTCTAGTTGATGGCACAAAAACTTTACGAGGTCTAGGGCAAAAAACTGGTCGGGATGTCTTAGCTTTGACTCGGTTCTTGATGCCATTAGTAAAAGCAGGAGCGATCGCTTTTTCACCCAGCCCAAACCCCAGAAAGGTTGGGATTAGCCAGGAAACTGGCAACGCGTCCAGTGCAGTTAATCATCCCAATTCTTCACTGAAGACAGAAGAGAACACTGTTATACAAACTGCACCCCCAGCGACTAGCAAACAAATTGTCAGTCCGTCTAGTACAGTTAATAATCCTATTTCTTCACGGAAGACAGAAGAGAACACTGTTATACAAACTGCACCCCCAGCAGCAAGCAAAGGAATTATTGATGTCTCAAGACCATTAGTAGCCTGTGTGGATGATAGTCCGACGATCTGCCGCAGTTTGGAGGAAATTCTCACCCATCAAAATTATCGCTTTGTTGGCATTCAAGACTCATTGACGGCAGTTTTAAAGCTAATTAAAAGCAAGCCCGACTTCATTTTTTTGGATCTTTTGATGCCAAAAGTAAATGGCTATGAAATTTGTTCTCAAATCCGTAAAACTCCAAGTCTCAAAGATGTGCCGGTTGTCATTTTAACGGGGAAAGATGGAATA
This window of the Nostoc sp. HK-01 genome carries:
- a CDS encoding response regulator receiver protein translates to MHQLIEQLQTKLFTGRLNLEARDGPTWTLYFRLGRLIWQAGGSNADERWRRYLSQYCPLLDVTKLEGLVSPQESYREYCILAKLREQKLIEQQQLVSLITSLIAEVLFDIIQYIEATRITNNPAGQLSPTTVVGAVPGFLLAVIPTEEVLKQATQAWQEWRDAGLASYSPNVYPVIQQLELLQGQASSKQIISLVDGTKTLRGLGQKTGRDVLALTRFLMPLVKAGAIAFSPSPNPRKVGISQETGNASSAVNHPNSSLKTEENTVIQTAPPATSKQIVSPSSTVNNPISSRKTEENTVIQTAPPAASKGIIDVSRPLVACVDDSPTICRSLEEILTHQNYRFVGIQDSLTAVLKLIKSKPDFIFLDLLMPKVNGYEICSQIRKTPSLKDVPVVILTGKDGIVDRMRAKLVGATDFLGKPVEAEKVLNMLHKYLTV